Proteins found in one Lysinibacillus fusiformis genomic segment:
- a CDS encoding sensor histidine kinase has protein sequence MIGGLNLSNIQSLCRKYTNLSATDIDKLIEIEATLTYYAELTDCYMFIDCLLENLPHAIVVAEAFPKKEIGLYEKSVIGKFVFESFEPAVFAAFKHKEKSSITRAITQEGITVEQNVLPIFNEQQQVIAVLIQEKMVKMQTTPKDDFQNMPFALIEHIVEPNSQPIPVVSDLLVESIILTNHENKVIYSNPAGYHFISELSGLENFDNVALDKILPFLQEVYDKGDDVFFLEITIDRKSFIVKKIPIRSYNEKVTLLIIHDLTELKLKENELMMKTFAIREIHHRVKNNLQTVTSLLRLQMRNDLSASNASAFQEALNRIYSISSVYELILENEDNAEERVDVIALAKKIGHKMIGTSNTATIQLAFHHENLQLFCHSKKAVSLALIICELLQNALKYAFIGRDEGIIDIQFIQEDSTISLHISDNGVGMQEVKASFGMEIITRLVEYDLAGSFSIIPSNEGTHTQIQFPVSEEVFIVND, from the coding sequence ATGATAGGGGGCTTAAACCTGTCGAACATTCAATCATTGTGTAGAAAATATACAAATCTATCGGCAACGGATATTGACAAGTTAATAGAAATAGAGGCTACGCTAACGTATTATGCTGAGTTGACTGATTGTTATATGTTCATAGATTGCCTGTTGGAGAATTTACCGCATGCGATTGTTGTGGCAGAGGCATTCCCGAAGAAAGAGATTGGTTTATACGAAAAATCAGTTATCGGAAAATTCGTATTTGAAAGTTTTGAACCAGCTGTATTTGCTGCGTTTAAACATAAAGAAAAATCATCCATTACCAGAGCGATTACGCAGGAAGGCATTACGGTAGAGCAAAATGTGCTTCCGATTTTTAATGAGCAACAGCAAGTAATTGCCGTGTTAATTCAGGAAAAAATGGTGAAGATGCAAACGACACCGAAGGATGATTTTCAAAATATGCCTTTTGCTTTAATTGAACATATTGTTGAACCTAATTCTCAACCGATTCCAGTTGTTTCAGATTTACTCGTAGAGTCGATTATTCTCACAAATCACGAAAATAAAGTAATTTACAGTAATCCTGCTGGCTATCATTTTATTTCGGAGCTATCTGGATTAGAAAACTTTGACAATGTAGCATTGGATAAAATCTTACCTTTTTTACAGGAAGTCTATGATAAAGGCGACGATGTCTTTTTCCTAGAAATTACGATTGATCGTAAATCCTTTATTGTAAAGAAAATTCCAATTCGCAGTTATAACGAGAAGGTCACACTACTCATTATTCATGATCTAACAGAGCTTAAGCTGAAAGAAAATGAGCTAATGATGAAAACATTTGCGATACGAGAAATTCACCACCGCGTGAAAAATAATCTTCAGACAGTGACAAGCCTATTACGTTTGCAAATGCGAAATGATCTGTCTGCATCGAATGCAAGTGCTTTTCAAGAGGCATTAAATCGAATCTATAGTATTTCATCGGTTTATGAGCTGATTTTAGAAAATGAAGATAACGCTGAAGAAAGAGTAGACGTTATCGCATTAGCTAAAAAAATTGGTCATAAAATGATTGGTACGTCTAATACAGCAACTATTCAACTAGCCTTTCATCATGAAAATTTGCAGCTATTCTGCCATTCGAAAAAGGCAGTCTCTTTAGCACTCATTATTTGTGAGCTACTGCAAAATGCATTAAAGTATGCGTTTATTGGACGTGATGAAGGAATCATCGATATTCAATTCATTCAGGAAGATTCTACAATTTCGCTTCATATTTCTGACAACGGCGTTGGAATGCAAGAGGTGAAGGCATCTTTTGGTATGGAGATTATCACAAGGCTTGTAGAATATGATTTAGCTGGCTCATTTTCCATTATCCCTAGTAATGAAGGTACACATACTCAAATTCAGTTCCCTGTAAGTGAGGAGGTATTTATCGTAAATGACTAG
- a CDS encoding ANTAR domain-containing response regulator: protein MTRKVMIVEDESLIAIDLKFMLEDNGYEVVAQANNGETAIELAFLHKPQLILMDIKMPKLDGLKASKIIEQQLGIPVLFISAYSEKELLLYMKQDNILGYVMKPFSEKNVLPVLEVAFHQIDKFNRLNGEILHKQTQLDKRKVIERAKGLLMQAENISEDEAYRKIRNESMQTQQEMVHIAQQIINNLQVNS, encoded by the coding sequence ATGACTAGGAAAGTTATGATTGTCGAAGATGAATCACTGATTGCGATTGATTTGAAGTTTATGTTAGAAGATAACGGCTACGAAGTTGTAGCTCAAGCGAACAATGGTGAAACTGCCATTGAATTAGCCTTTTTACATAAGCCACAGTTAATCTTAATGGACATTAAAATGCCTAAACTGGACGGTTTAAAGGCAAGTAAAATTATTGAACAACAGCTTGGTATACCCGTTCTTTTCATCTCGGCCTATAGTGAAAAAGAATTGTTGCTATACATGAAGCAGGATAATATATTAGGATATGTAATGAAACCGTTTTCTGAAAAAAATGTGTTGCCTGTGCTAGAGGTTGCTTTTCATCAAATTGATAAATTCAACCGTCTCAATGGGGAGATCTTACATAAGCAAACACAATTAGATAAGCGGAAAGTCATTGAACGAGCAAAGGGCTTGCTTATGCAGGCTGAAAATATAAGCGAGGACGAGGCTTACCGTAAGATCCGCAATGAAAGTATGCAAACACAACAGGAAATGGTGCACATTGCACAGCAAATTATTAACAACTTACAAGTCAATAGTTGA
- the eutH gene encoding ethanolamine utilization protein EutH, whose product MAMIGTVIVYIIMICAILGAIGAIRDAEYGIGKEFMNGIHTVGHIFVPAAGIMAAIPYLTWFISHFISPIFELIGADPAIAATTILASDMGGYQLANALKESYEGWVMALVVGFMSGATIVFSIPMGLAMLDKRDHKYMALGIMAGVLTIPIGAFISSIMIVLFNTEVREVISTTEAPTYVFAISVLQILINLLPLFIFVILIALGLKLIPNGMITGFMVFGRVMDAGIKLVLVFSIVEIFTGIFTKIFGAWGFDPIMADEIDQFRALETAGYIGIMLAGAFPMVYLIRKYASKPLEAAGKKLGLSSVGSAGILATIANILAMFTLIRHMPPKDKVINIAFGVCSAFLLGDHLSFTANFQPTIILPVIAGKFLAGVIAIILAYKLSVPTALRLEIEDRKAGIIKEGEYLTDQKS is encoded by the coding sequence ATGGCAATGATAGGAACGGTTATCGTTTATATTATTATGATTTGTGCTATTTTAGGGGCAATCGGAGCTATCCGAGATGCTGAGTATGGAATTGGGAAAGAATTTATGAATGGGATCCATACGGTTGGTCATATTTTTGTCCCAGCAGCAGGGATCATGGCAGCTATACCTTACTTAACATGGTTTATTAGTCATTTTATTAGTCCGATTTTTGAGTTAATTGGTGCAGATCCTGCGATTGCAGCGACGACAATTTTAGCTTCGGACATGGGTGGTTACCAATTAGCCAATGCGTTAAAGGAGTCTTATGAGGGATGGGTAATGGCTCTTGTTGTTGGTTTTATGTCAGGTGCTACCATTGTATTCTCGATTCCAATGGGCCTTGCGATGTTGGATAAGCGTGATCATAAATATATGGCGCTAGGTATTATGGCTGGCGTATTAACAATTCCGATTGGTGCATTTATTTCTTCAATCATGATTGTGCTATTCAACACAGAAGTACGTGAAGTCATTAGTACAACAGAGGCTCCTACATATGTATTTGCCATTTCTGTTTTACAAATATTAATTAACTTACTACCGTTATTCATTTTCGTTATCTTAATCGCACTAGGCTTAAAGCTTATTCCAAACGGCATGATTACTGGCTTCATGGTATTCGGTCGTGTCATGGATGCGGGAATTAAATTGGTGTTAGTGTTCTCTATTGTGGAGATTTTTACAGGTATTTTTACAAAGATTTTTGGCGCGTGGGGCTTCGATCCAATCATGGCTGATGAAATCGACCAGTTCCGAGCATTAGAAACAGCCGGTTATATCGGGATTATGCTAGCGGGTGCCTTCCCAATGGTGTATTTAATTCGAAAGTATGCTTCCAAGCCACTTGAAGCGGCTGGGAAAAAATTAGGCTTATCCTCTGTAGGAAGTGCGGGGATTCTAGCAACGATTGCGAATATTTTAGCGATGTTTACACTGATTCGCCATATGCCACCAAAAGATAAAGTGATTAACATTGCATTTGGTGTATGTTCTGCCTTCTTATTAGGTGATCACTTATCATTCACGGCTAACTTCCAGCCAACCATTATTTTACCTGTTATCGCAGGGAAGTTTTTAGCGGGTGTGATTGCGATTATTTTAGCCTATAAGCTTTCAGTACCAACTGCATTAAGGCTAGAAATTGAGGATCGCAAGGCAGGCATTATTAAAGAAGGCGAATATTTAACAGATCAAAAATCATAA
- the eutS gene encoding ethanolamine utilization microcompartment protein EutS — MSEEKKRFIQEFVPGKQLTLSHLIANPDPEMFKKLGIQDAGALGIMTCTPSETVIIAGDLATKAANVKLGFLDRFTGSLVIVGSVSEVEMAMLEINRFLSEVLGYTPSKITKS, encoded by the coding sequence GTGAGTGAAGAGAAAAAACGATTTATTCAGGAGTTTGTGCCGGGTAAACAGCTAACATTGAGTCACCTTATTGCCAATCCTGATCCAGAAATGTTTAAAAAGCTGGGTATCCAAGATGCGGGTGCCCTTGGCATTATGACTTGTACGCCAAGTGAAACGGTAATTATCGCAGGAGATTTAGCGACAAAGGCAGCCAATGTCAAACTAGGATTTTTAGATCGTTTTACAGGTAGTCTCGTTATTGTAGGTAGTGTGTCAGAGGTAGAAATGGCGATGTTAGAAATCAATCGTTTTTTATCCGAGGTATTAGGCTATACACCTTCAAAAATAACGAAATCATAG
- a CDS encoding EutP/PduV family microcompartment system protein yields MKNRVMIIGGVQAGKSTLMNTLLGKKSSANKTQALVYDDWIVDTPGEYVENPMYYRNIMATSLEVTHVIYLQDATSARSVFPPQFSLGIPKIQIGVITKIDAPDADVERAIALLKNVMTQGPIVKTSSWQKLGIELIEPLIQLKTHEEIRQFVKDHDSPYLMYCSQ; encoded by the coding sequence ATGAAAAATCGAGTAATGATAATAGGCGGTGTGCAAGCAGGAAAGTCAACATTGATGAATACATTGTTGGGCAAAAAAAGCAGTGCCAACAAAACACAAGCACTCGTTTATGATGACTGGATTGTTGATACACCAGGTGAATATGTTGAAAATCCAATGTATTACAGAAATATTATGGCAACATCGCTGGAAGTAACCCATGTGATTTACTTGCAGGATGCCACATCAGCAAGGAGTGTATTCCCTCCGCAATTCAGCTTAGGGATTCCCAAAATACAAATAGGTGTGATTACCAAGATTGATGCCCCTGATGCCGATGTTGAAAGGGCTATCGCCTTATTAAAAAATGTTATGACGCAGGGCCCTATCGTGAAAACCTCTTCATGGCAGAAGCTTGGCATTGAATTGATTGAACCATTGATTCAACTCAAGACACATGAAGAAATTCGTCAATTTGTCAAGGATCACGATAGTCCGTATCTCATGTATTGCTCACAGTAG
- a CDS encoding ethanolamine ammonia-lyase reactivating factor EutA codes for MKTEKIFSAGIDIGTSTTKMVVSSFLLKNVAGITHVPRIEIIEKTVLHQSPIIKTPFINKDIIDMKKIEEFISQQYQLAQIAPSDIATGAIIITGESATKENASEVVHTIADGAGHFLVATAGPDLEGIIAAKGAGTLQQSKNSSKVIANIDIGGGTANIAVMQFGEVIGTCTLHVGGRLIEFKDGKIQSISPPLMRLMERWANPLAVGDAAEDNRVTHCIEEMVQILAMILHGQCTDEKHPLLLGHLPNWHKPVDAIVFTGGVASCIYENECTQRQYDDIGERLAKMLLQQEQLQSFLWLRPEETARATVTGAGTQTTEISGATIQVDAHVLPLKNVPVFNCHIDTSTDFNTTVKTAVERADDLFSIQDNRSPFALYFSELPYLSFQDVHALCQAILQHLATRCSKDIPIIIVIQSDYAKIIGQTIQAINATVPIICIDQIKVETGDYIDIGEVLPSGVVPVVVKTLAFHSK; via the coding sequence GTGAAAACTGAAAAAATATTTAGTGCAGGCATTGATATTGGGACAAGTACCACAAAAATGGTCGTCAGTAGTTTTCTGTTAAAGAATGTGGCTGGCATAACCCATGTGCCAAGGATTGAAATTATTGAGAAAACGGTGTTGCATCAAAGTCCAATTATCAAAACACCTTTTATTAATAAAGACATCATCGATATGAAAAAGATTGAGGAATTTATTTCCCAACAGTATCAATTGGCACAAATTGCTCCATCTGATATTGCAACAGGGGCCATTATCATTACAGGTGAATCAGCCACGAAGGAAAATGCAAGTGAAGTTGTCCATACCATTGCAGATGGCGCAGGTCATTTTTTAGTTGCTACCGCAGGTCCTGATTTAGAGGGCATCATTGCTGCCAAAGGAGCAGGTACTTTACAGCAATCAAAGAATTCATCCAAAGTCATCGCCAATATCGATATTGGTGGAGGGACAGCGAATATTGCTGTTATGCAATTTGGAGAGGTCATTGGTACATGTACCTTACATGTTGGTGGTAGATTGATTGAATTTAAGGATGGCAAGATTCAATCAATTTCTCCGCCACTCATGCGATTGATGGAACGATGGGCTAATCCGTTAGCGGTCGGTGATGCGGCCGAAGATAATCGAGTAACACATTGTATTGAAGAAATGGTGCAAATACTTGCGATGATTCTTCATGGACAATGCACAGATGAAAAGCATCCATTATTACTTGGGCATTTACCAAACTGGCATAAACCTGTGGATGCCATCGTTTTTACAGGTGGTGTGGCCTCTTGTATTTATGAAAATGAATGTACACAGCGCCAATATGATGATATTGGTGAAAGATTAGCGAAGATGCTATTACAGCAAGAACAGCTACAATCATTTTTATGGTTACGACCTGAGGAAACAGCACGGGCAACAGTGACTGGTGCTGGTACACAAACCACTGAAATTAGTGGGGCAACCATTCAGGTGGATGCTCACGTGTTACCACTAAAAAATGTACCAGTCTTTAATTGCCATATAGATACGTCAACAGACTTTAACACGACAGTGAAGACAGCCGTAGAGAGAGCAGATGATTTATTTTCTATACAGGACAATCGTTCACCATTTGCACTCTATTTTAGTGAATTGCCGTATTTAAGCTTTCAGGATGTACATGCATTGTGTCAGGCCATTCTGCAACATTTGGCGACAAGATGCTCTAAGGACATACCAATTATCATAGTCATTCAATCAGATTACGCAAAAATTATTGGACAAACCATACAAGCCATTAATGCGACAGTGCCAATTATTTGCATCGATCAAATTAAAGTGGAAACAGGTGATTACATCGACATTGGAGAGGTTCTGCCATCTGGCGTTGTTCCTGTTGTGGTGAAGACCCTTGCCTTCCATTCAAAGTAA
- a CDS encoding ethanolamine ammonia-lyase subunit EutB produces MNVNLSVIFGGEKYNFKSLKDVMAKANEEKSGDQLAGIAAETVQQRIAAKAVLSELLVKDIRENPLVPQENDEVSRIIEGDINEQIYGEIKNWSIEQLREYILSNDTGDRELKRLSKGMNSEIIAAVTKLMSNLDLVHAANKVEILSTCNITIGQKGTLSSRLQPNHPTDNIDGIIASLKEGLSYGIGDAVIGINPVDDSVESVKKVLTATKEFINDWSIPTQNCVLAHITTQMKAIKQGAPADMIFQSIAGTEIANRSFGISADLIREAEELIKKQGTGTGPNLFYFETGQGSELSAEAHMGIDQVTLESRNYGFARHFNPYIVNTVVGFIGPEYLYNNKQVIRAGLEDHFMGKMHGIPMGVDICYTNHIKADQNDVEDLSVLLTAAGVNFIIAAPMGDDVMLNYQSMSFHDVATLLQTFGKKPAPEYLAWLEKMGIYENGRLSARAGDLSIFER; encoded by the coding sequence ATGAATGTGAACTTATCGGTGATATTTGGTGGAGAAAAATATAATTTTAAATCATTAAAAGATGTTATGGCCAAGGCCAATGAAGAAAAATCAGGCGATCAGCTAGCGGGTATTGCCGCTGAGACGGTTCAACAACGAATCGCAGCGAAGGCTGTATTAAGTGAGCTTTTAGTAAAAGATATCCGAGAAAATCCATTAGTGCCGCAGGAAAATGATGAGGTTTCACGCATTATTGAGGGCGATATTAATGAGCAAATCTATGGAGAAATCAAAAACTGGAGCATCGAGCAGCTGCGTGAATACATTTTATCGAATGACACGGGTGATCGTGAATTAAAGCGTTTAAGTAAAGGAATGAATTCTGAGATTATTGCTGCTGTTACAAAGCTAATGTCCAATTTAGATCTTGTTCATGCAGCCAATAAAGTCGAAATACTATCAACGTGTAATATTACGATTGGCCAAAAAGGGACATTGTCTTCTCGCCTTCAGCCAAACCATCCAACAGACAATATTGATGGCATCATCGCCTCTCTAAAAGAAGGATTGTCTTATGGTATTGGGGATGCTGTTATCGGCATTAATCCTGTAGATGATTCAGTTGAAAGTGTTAAAAAAGTACTTACGGCTACAAAAGAATTCATCAATGATTGGTCCATTCCTACGCAAAACTGTGTATTAGCTCATATTACAACACAGATGAAGGCGATTAAACAGGGCGCCCCAGCGGATATGATTTTCCAAAGTATCGCAGGGACAGAAATTGCTAACCGTTCGTTCGGTATTTCTGCTGATTTAATAAGAGAAGCAGAGGAGCTAATTAAAAAACAAGGAACAGGTACTGGTCCAAATTTATTCTACTTTGAAACAGGCCAAGGCTCAGAGCTATCGGCAGAGGCACATATGGGCATTGACCAAGTAACATTGGAATCTCGCAATTATGGATTTGCAAGACATTTTAATCCTTATATTGTGAACACAGTAGTGGGCTTTATCGGCCCAGAATATTTATACAACAATAAACAAGTCATTCGAGCAGGTCTCGAAGATCATTTCATGGGCAAAATGCATGGCATTCCTATGGGGGTAGATATTTGCTATACCAACCATATTAAGGCAGACCAAAATGATGTGGAAGATTTAAGTGTATTGCTAACAGCAGCTGGCGTTAACTTTATTATTGCTGCGCCAATGGGCGATGATGTGATGCTCAATTATCAATCGATGAGCTTCCATGATGTAGCTACATTACTCCAAACATTTGGTAAAAAACCAGCACCAGAGTATTTAGCATGGTTAGAGAAAATGGGCATTTATGAAAATGGTCGACTGTCAGCAAGAGCTGGCGATTTATCCATTTTTGAAAGGTAG
- the eutC gene encoding ethanolamine ammonia-lyase subunit EutC, giving the protein MNDQLVSMITQLVIEKMEKNTGSQAPEVTTTPTEQPLIKFYDTVENRSSGTTEATATSQEPLIQLYQHGAPQQVPTLASVTFDQPLNEAVPIKPFQFEAEALTESVQAAKKHTPARIGVGRAGTRPKTKTWLKFRLDHAAAVDAVYGEVSEDLLQKLDVFQVTTKVTDKEEYITRPDLGRRLSEESKTLIQQKCKPQPKVQIIISNGLSASAIEENVQDVYLALQQSLGNLNIDIGTTFYIDKGRVALMDEIGELLQAEVIVYLIGERPGLVSAESMSAYLCFKPRIGTVEAERMVISNIHKGGIPPLEAGAYLGTVVEKILHYQASGVELVAKEG; this is encoded by the coding sequence GTGAATGATCAATTAGTTTCTATGATTACACAGCTTGTCATAGAGAAGATGGAGAAAAATACAGGTAGCCAAGCACCTGAAGTGACAACTACTCCAACAGAACAACCACTTATTAAGTTTTATGATACAGTAGAAAATCGTTCTTCAGGAACAACGGAAGCTACAGCAACATCACAGGAGCCATTAATTCAGCTATATCAGCATGGAGCTCCACAGCAAGTACCAACGCTTGCTTCTGTCACTTTCGACCAGCCATTAAACGAAGCTGTGCCGATCAAGCCCTTTCAGTTTGAGGCAGAAGCATTAACGGAAAGTGTGCAGGCTGCTAAAAAACATACACCTGCTCGCATTGGTGTAGGGAGAGCTGGGACAAGACCGAAAACGAAAACATGGTTAAAATTCCGACTCGATCATGCTGCTGCGGTAGATGCTGTGTATGGCGAAGTGTCAGAAGATCTTTTACAAAAGCTTGATGTCTTTCAGGTAACAACGAAAGTCACAGATAAAGAGGAATACATTACAAGACCTGACTTAGGGCGTCGTTTATCAGAGGAATCAAAGACATTGATTCAGCAAAAATGTAAACCACAGCCCAAAGTACAGATTATTATCTCGAATGGCTTAAGTGCGAGTGCGATTGAGGAAAATGTACAAGATGTCTACCTAGCCCTTCAGCAAAGTCTTGGCAATTTAAATATTGACATCGGTACAACATTCTATATTGATAAAGGCCGTGTTGCTTTAATGGATGAGATTGGTGAGCTGCTACAGGCAGAGGTTATTGTTTACCTAATTGGTGAGCGTCCAGGGCTCGTATCGGCAGAATCGATGAGTGCATATTTATGCTTCAAGCCAAGAATTGGCACAGTGGAAGCGGAACGTATGGTGATTTCAAATATCCATAAGGGTGGTATCCCACCATTAGAAGCGGGAGCTTATCTTGGAACAGTCGTAGAAAAAATCCTGCATTATCAGGCAAGTGGCGTAGAGCTTGTCGCAAAAGAAGGTTAG
- the eutL gene encoding ethanolamine utilization microcompartment protein EutL has protein sequence MYPQKIMAQILAMQTIPRVNSELAEQLDLKPHHHSIGLVTLTIDDVGYVALDEATKKADVDVVYAKSFYAGAVHASGPLSGEVIGIIAGSSPDEIRSGLDAIQQKIEFDTYFEAINNNENHALFAHTVASCGTYLAELADVKVGTPLAYLIAPPLEAVVGLDAALKAADVELKVFFGPPSETNFGGGLLTGSQSSCEAAAHAFREAIENIARNPVI, from the coding sequence ATGTATCCTCAAAAAATTATGGCTCAAATCTTGGCGATGCAAACCATTCCAAGAGTCAACAGTGAACTAGCAGAGCAGTTAGATTTAAAGCCACATCATCATAGTATTGGGCTTGTCACACTGACAATCGACGATGTTGGGTATGTTGCCTTAGATGAGGCGACGAAAAAGGCAGATGTCGATGTTGTCTATGCAAAAAGCTTTTATGCGGGAGCGGTACATGCGTCTGGTCCATTGTCAGGTGAAGTGATTGGCATCATCGCTGGAAGCTCACCTGATGAAATTCGTAGTGGTCTTGATGCTATTCAACAAAAAATCGAATTTGATACGTATTTTGAAGCCATTAATAATAATGAAAATCATGCCTTGTTTGCCCATACCGTGGCAAGCTGTGGGACATATCTTGCTGAGCTTGCAGATGTAAAGGTTGGCACACCACTTGCTTATTTAATCGCACCGCCACTTGAGGCAGTGGTTGGATTAGATGCAGCATTAAAGGCGGCAGATGTTGAGTTAAAGGTTTTCTTTGGTCCTCCATCTGAAACCAATTTTGGTGGTGGCTTATTAACGGGCAGTCAATCGTCATGCGAGGCTGCAGCACATGCATTCAGAGAAGCTATTGAAAATATAGCTAGAAACCCAGTGATCTAG